The following proteins are encoded in a genomic region of Ictalurus furcatus strain D&B chromosome 6, Billie_1.0, whole genome shotgun sequence:
- the epsti1 gene encoding epithelial-stromal interaction protein 1 isoform X2, whose protein sequence is MNPNRSADIWTAPNTGPNRGVNQTQMGGNENDYTNQNTQPQGSRNPTHSDGYTMIPPNESRRDKLLRMSQKELEDHQRWKEEHRPGPIQLAPEKLGGDVSLSEVRQRQQVMNPQSKLQKKLKQQDMDRQKRQAEEEENQKKKAIQREKANILEMRKKQEEERRRELYQQELLMKREAHLQRLEKSRSVPMAASSSTPASSWTRAHEYREARKAEDQVTLQQNKDEQRRKSQILEEKHKQEEEDRKRRMENEHLRVNLAFLDRLEARGSGSTSELLSCTPELGNVWQMEEPQDPASSPVSFPSELHTDSAAEEDTDIEWVVMKLQTKFSFCERKYLEDIASQCNGNYQQAYDLLNA, encoded by the exons ATGAATCCGAATAGGAGCGCTGACATATGGACGGCGCCAAACACTGGACCGAACCGCGGAGTGAACCAAACGCAAATGGGTGGAAATGAGAATGACTAcacaaaccaaaacacacagcctcAAGGTTCTCGGAATCCGACACA CTCTGATGGATACACCATGATTCCACCGAATGAATCAAGACGGGACAAACTGCTGAGGA TGTCACAGAAAGAACTGGAGGATCACCAGAGATGGAAGGAGGAACATCGGCCTGGCCCCATTCAATTGGCCCCAGAGAAGCTAG GTGGGGATGTATCATTGTCAGAGGTACGGCAGCGACAGCAGGTGATGAACCCCCAGTCTAAACTCCAGAAAAAG CTCAAACAACAGGACATGGACAGACAAAAAAGGCAagcagaggaagaagagaaTCAGAAGAAGAAGGCCATTCAGAGAGAGAAG GCCAACATTCTCGAAATGAGGAAAAAGCAGGAGGAGGAACGGAGAAGGGAGCTGTACCAACAAGAACTTCTAAT GAAAAGAGAAGCGCATCTTCAAAGGCTCGAGAAGTCCCGCTCAGTTCCTATGGCAGCAAGCAGCTCCACACCCGCGTCATCTTGG ACTCGAGCGCACGAATACAGGGAGGCCAGGAAGGCCGAGGATCAGGTGACCCTACAGCAGAACAAAGATGAGCAAAGGAGAAAG AGTCAAATTTTGgaagaaaaacataaacaagaagAGGAGGACAGGAAAAGACGAATGGAAAATGAACATCTGCG GGTGAACTTGGCCTTCCTAGACAGACTGGAGGCGAGAGGATCAGGTAGTACGTCTGAGTTGCTCTCCTGCACGCCGGAGCTTGGTAATGTCTGGCAGATGGAAGAACCGCAGGACCCTGCCTCATCCCCTGTGTCCTTCCCATCAGAGCTCCACACTGACAGCGCAGCAGAGGAGG ATACTGACATAGAATGGGTTGTAATGAAGCTTCAGACTAAGTTTTCTTTCTGTGAGCGAAAATATCTGGAAGACATCGCCTCTCAGTGTAACGGCAATTATCAGCAAGCTTATGATCTACTCAATGCATGA
- the epsti1 gene encoding epithelial-stromal interaction protein 1 isoform X1 produces the protein MNPNRSADIWTAPNTGPNRGVNQTQMGGNENDYTNQNTQPQGSRNPTHSDGYTMIPPNESRRDKLLRMSQKELEDHQRWKEEHRPGPIQLAPEKLGGDVSLSEVRQRQQVMNPQSKLQKKLKQQDMDRQKRQAEEEENQKKKAIQREKANILEMRKKQEEERRRELYQQELLMKREAHLQRLEKSRSVPMAASSSTPASSWTRAHEYREARKAEDQVTLQQNKDEQRRKSQILEEKHKQEEEDRKRRMENEHLRVNLAFLDRLEARGSGSTSELLSCTPELGNVWQMEEPQDPASSPVSFPSELHTDSAAEEGNSDLCARHYTDIEWVVMKLQTKFSFCERKYLEDIASQCNGNYQQAYDLLNA, from the exons ATGAATCCGAATAGGAGCGCTGACATATGGACGGCGCCAAACACTGGACCGAACCGCGGAGTGAACCAAACGCAAATGGGTGGAAATGAGAATGACTAcacaaaccaaaacacacagcctcAAGGTTCTCGGAATCCGACACA CTCTGATGGATACACCATGATTCCACCGAATGAATCAAGACGGGACAAACTGCTGAGGA TGTCACAGAAAGAACTGGAGGATCACCAGAGATGGAAGGAGGAACATCGGCCTGGCCCCATTCAATTGGCCCCAGAGAAGCTAG GTGGGGATGTATCATTGTCAGAGGTACGGCAGCGACAGCAGGTGATGAACCCCCAGTCTAAACTCCAGAAAAAG CTCAAACAACAGGACATGGACAGACAAAAAAGGCAagcagaggaagaagagaaTCAGAAGAAGAAGGCCATTCAGAGAGAGAAG GCCAACATTCTCGAAATGAGGAAAAAGCAGGAGGAGGAACGGAGAAGGGAGCTGTACCAACAAGAACTTCTAAT GAAAAGAGAAGCGCATCTTCAAAGGCTCGAGAAGTCCCGCTCAGTTCCTATGGCAGCAAGCAGCTCCACACCCGCGTCATCTTGG ACTCGAGCGCACGAATACAGGGAGGCCAGGAAGGCCGAGGATCAGGTGACCCTACAGCAGAACAAAGATGAGCAAAGGAGAAAG AGTCAAATTTTGgaagaaaaacataaacaagaagAGGAGGACAGGAAAAGACGAATGGAAAATGAACATCTGCG GGTGAACTTGGCCTTCCTAGACAGACTGGAGGCGAGAGGATCAGGTAGTACGTCTGAGTTGCTCTCCTGCACGCCGGAGCTTGGTAATGTCTGGCAGATGGAAGAACCGCAGGACCCTGCCTCATCCCCTGTGTCCTTCCCATCAGAGCTCCACACTGACAGCGCAGCAGAGGAGGGTAACTCAGATTTATGCGCCAGACATT ATACTGACATAGAATGGGTTGTAATGAAGCTTCAGACTAAGTTTTCTTTCTGTGAGCGAAAATATCTGGAAGACATCGCCTCTCAGTGTAACGGCAATTATCAGCAAGCTTATGATCTACTCAATGCATGA
- the epsti1 gene encoding epithelial-stromal interaction protein 1 isoform X3 yields the protein MNPNRSADIWTAPNTGPNRGVNQTQMGGNENDYTNQNTQPQGSRNPTHSDGYTMIPPNESRRDKLLRMSQKELEDHQRWKEEHRPGPIQLAPEKLGGDVSLSEVRQRQQVMNPQSKLQKKLKQQDMDRQKRQAEEEENQKKKAIQREKANILEMRKKQEEERRRELYQQELLMKREAHLQRLEKSRSVPMAASSSTPASSWTRAHEYREARKAEDQVTLQQNKDEQRRKSQILEEKHKQEEEDRKRRMENEHLRY from the exons ATGAATCCGAATAGGAGCGCTGACATATGGACGGCGCCAAACACTGGACCGAACCGCGGAGTGAACCAAACGCAAATGGGTGGAAATGAGAATGACTAcacaaaccaaaacacacagcctcAAGGTTCTCGGAATCCGACACA CTCTGATGGATACACCATGATTCCACCGAATGAATCAAGACGGGACAAACTGCTGAGGA TGTCACAGAAAGAACTGGAGGATCACCAGAGATGGAAGGAGGAACATCGGCCTGGCCCCATTCAATTGGCCCCAGAGAAGCTAG GTGGGGATGTATCATTGTCAGAGGTACGGCAGCGACAGCAGGTGATGAACCCCCAGTCTAAACTCCAGAAAAAG CTCAAACAACAGGACATGGACAGACAAAAAAGGCAagcagaggaagaagagaaTCAGAAGAAGAAGGCCATTCAGAGAGAGAAG GCCAACATTCTCGAAATGAGGAAAAAGCAGGAGGAGGAACGGAGAAGGGAGCTGTACCAACAAGAACTTCTAAT GAAAAGAGAAGCGCATCTTCAAAGGCTCGAGAAGTCCCGCTCAGTTCCTATGGCAGCAAGCAGCTCCACACCCGCGTCATCTTGG ACTCGAGCGCACGAATACAGGGAGGCCAGGAAGGCCGAGGATCAGGTGACCCTACAGCAGAACAAAGATGAGCAAAGGAGAAAG AGTCAAATTTTGgaagaaaaacataaacaagaagAGGAGGACAGGAAAAGACGAATGGAAAATGAACATCTGCG ATACTGA